One stretch of Cohnella algarum DNA includes these proteins:
- a CDS encoding helicase-related protein — protein sequence MEIINNIDNLLGENLKLEVRKGSKVSIAASCFSIYAYEALMKELNQVEEVRFIFTSPTFIADSIKKEKREFYIPKRNREKSLYGTEFEIRLKNELTLKAIAKECSDWIRKKVTFKSNRTSGSMQGMLNVQTANNAVTYMPIDGFTTVDLGYEKGNALSKMVNKFTEAPFTKMYFDLFDQVWNDKSKLEDVTNQVVEHISSVYKENSPEFIYYVILYNIFNEFLSDITEDILPNEATGFKETEIWKRLYHFQKDAVLGAINKLEKYNGCILADSVGLGKTFTALGIIKYYELRNKSVLLLCPKKLGDNWLTYKQNVTNNILYADRFRYDVLYHTDISRERGKSNDIPLDRLNWGNYDLLVIDESHNFRNNEAKKDKETRYQKLMRKVLKSGVKTKVLMLSATPVNNKFMDLRNQLALAYEGNPEEINSKLGTERGINDIFKRAQSAFNQWSKMDVAERTTETLLGMLDFDFFELLDSLTIARSRKHIQKYYKAEEIGEFPRRLPPLSKFCDLTDRTDVIGYNEIFIELSRINLGIYAPFKYIQPSRLRFYEELYDTSVRGGSGNFRQMDREGSLQLLMRINLLKRLESSVESFRLTLSKIVSKIDQTLQQIEAFERSGKSDAVGYTDIEDANLDDDDWLDDDFSIGDTIKINLSDMDVLRWKEDLMNDHNILSALLTEMQKVTPEHDAKLNTLKQVIDHKINHPINPGNRKVIVFSAFTDTAAYLYTHLSAYMKAKYNIDTAKIVGSDENKNTAGLRNDISTLLTCFSPRSKEKKLTMPDVKGEIDLLIASDCISEGQNLQDCDYLINYDIHWNPVRIIQRFGRIDRIGSQNKEIQLVNFWPNMTLDEYIQLKERVENRMVIMDMTATGDDNVLFNQSSDLEYRKQQLHRLQKEVVDLDDMNTGVSITDLGLNDFRMDLVNYVKENGELDSVPSGLHAVVAADEEKGAKPGVIFVLRNVNEELNPDKQNRLHPFYLVYMSEDGEVITNHMDVKKTLDILRALCRGQSEPMMEACRSFNQATKDGKKMDMYSMLLEETIRSIVQVKEENDLDSLFSSGGTTALIDSIKGIEDFELITFVVIRQVNA from the coding sequence ATGGAAATCATCAATAATATCGACAATCTTCTCGGCGAAAATTTGAAACTTGAAGTTCGCAAAGGCAGCAAAGTATCGATTGCTGCATCATGCTTCTCCATTTATGCATATGAAGCCTTAATGAAAGAACTGAATCAGGTGGAAGAAGTCCGGTTCATCTTTACCTCTCCCACCTTTATTGCGGATAGCATAAAAAAGGAGAAGCGGGAATTTTACATCCCGAAACGGAACCGGGAAAAAAGCTTGTACGGCACCGAATTTGAAATCCGGCTCAAAAACGAATTGACACTCAAAGCGATTGCAAAAGAGTGCAGTGACTGGATTCGTAAAAAAGTCACGTTCAAATCGAACCGTACTTCAGGTTCAATGCAAGGCATGCTGAATGTGCAGACTGCAAACAATGCTGTCACCTATATGCCGATCGATGGCTTTACGACCGTTGATCTTGGTTATGAAAAGGGCAATGCTCTCTCCAAGATGGTGAACAAGTTCACAGAAGCTCCGTTTACCAAAATGTATTTCGATCTGTTCGATCAGGTATGGAATGACAAAAGCAAGCTTGAAGATGTCACGAACCAGGTTGTGGAGCATATTTCATCGGTGTATAAAGAGAACTCTCCGGAGTTCATTTACTATGTCATTTTGTACAATATTTTCAACGAGTTCCTATCGGATATCACAGAAGACATATTGCCCAACGAAGCAACTGGATTCAAAGAGACGGAAATCTGGAAACGTCTCTATCACTTCCAGAAAGATGCGGTTCTTGGTGCGATTAATAAACTGGAAAAATACAATGGATGCATCCTGGCAGACAGCGTCGGTCTGGGAAAAACATTCACGGCTCTTGGCATCATTAAATACTATGAACTTCGCAACAAGTCCGTATTGTTGTTATGTCCCAAGAAACTCGGCGACAACTGGCTTACCTATAAACAGAATGTAACCAACAATATTTTGTATGCTGACCGATTCCGCTATGATGTACTCTACCATACGGACATATCGCGGGAAAGAGGCAAATCAAACGATATCCCGCTTGACCGGTTGAATTGGGGCAATTACGATCTGCTCGTCATTGATGAGTCGCATAATTTCCGTAACAACGAAGCCAAGAAAGATAAAGAGACGCGGTATCAGAAGCTGATGCGGAAAGTGTTAAAAAGCGGCGTGAAAACGAAAGTGCTCATGCTCTCCGCTACTCCGGTGAACAACAAATTCATGGATCTTCGCAACCAGCTTGCCTTGGCTTATGAAGGAAATCCAGAGGAAATCAACAGCAAGTTGGGGACGGAGCGGGGGATTAACGACATCTTCAAACGAGCTCAGTCCGCGTTTAACCAATGGTCTAAGATGGATGTTGCTGAACGTACAACGGAGACGCTTCTTGGTATGCTCGACTTCGACTTTTTTGAGCTGCTGGACAGCTTGACGATCGCTCGGTCACGCAAGCATATCCAGAAGTATTACAAAGCGGAGGAAATCGGCGAGTTCCCAAGGCGGCTGCCGCCTCTCTCCAAGTTTTGCGATTTGACCGACAGAACCGATGTGATCGGGTATAATGAAATTTTTATAGAGTTGTCCAGAATCAATCTCGGCATTTATGCACCATTCAAATACATTCAGCCGAGCCGATTGCGTTTCTATGAAGAGTTGTACGACACCAGCGTAAGGGGCGGGAGCGGGAACTTCAGGCAGATGGATCGCGAAGGCAGCTTGCAACTCTTGATGCGGATCAACCTGCTGAAACGCCTGGAAAGTTCAGTGGAATCTTTCCGATTGACCCTTTCCAAGATTGTCTCCAAAATTGATCAGACGCTACAGCAAATCGAAGCGTTCGAGCGAAGCGGGAAATCCGACGCTGTAGGTTATACCGATATTGAGGATGCCAATCTTGACGATGACGACTGGTTGGACGATGATTTCAGCATCGGGGATACAATCAAGATCAATTTGTCCGATATGGATGTTCTTCGCTGGAAAGAAGATTTGATGAATGATCACAACATTCTTTCCGCCTTGCTGACCGAAATGCAGAAAGTAACGCCTGAACATGATGCGAAGCTAAACACATTAAAGCAGGTTATTGATCACAAAATCAATCATCCGATCAATCCCGGCAACCGCAAAGTCATCGTTTTCAGTGCGTTCACGGATACCGCGGCGTACTTGTACACGCATTTATCTGCGTACATGAAGGCGAAGTACAATATCGACACGGCCAAAATCGTCGGAAGCGATGAGAACAAAAACACCGCTGGTTTGCGGAATGATATCAGCACATTGTTGACTTGCTTCTCGCCTCGATCCAAGGAGAAGAAGCTGACCATGCCGGATGTCAAAGGCGAGATTGATCTGCTCATTGCTTCCGATTGTATTTCTGAGGGGCAAAACTTGCAAGATTGCGACTATCTGATCAACTATGACATTCACTGGAATCCAGTGCGGATTATTCAACGATTTGGCCGAATAGACCGGATCGGTTCGCAGAACAAGGAAATTCAATTGGTGAACTTCTGGCCCAACATGACGCTGGATGAATACATTCAGTTAAAAGAACGGGTCGAAAATCGCATGGTCATCATGGATATGACGGCAACCGGCGATGATAACGTTCTGTTCAATCAATCCAGCGATCTGGAATATCGGAAGCAGCAACTTCATCGTTTGCAAAAGGAAGTCGTCGATCTGGACGATATGAACACAGGCGTCTCCATCACCGATTTGGGCCTGAACGATTTCCGCATGGACTTGGTGAACTATGTCAAGGAAAACGGAGAACTTGATTCCGTTCCGAGCGGACTGCATGCGGTTGTGGCTGCTGACGAAGAGAAGGGAGCAAAGCCCGGAGTCATCTTTGTTCTTCGCAATGTCAATGAGGAACTGAATCCCGACAAGCAGAACCGACTGCATCCCTTCTACCTCGTCTATATGAGCGAAGATGGTGAAGTCATCACCAATCATATGGATGTCAAAAAGACGCTGGATATCCTGCGAGCCCTATGCAGAGGGCAATCGGAACCGATGATGGAGGCCTGCCGCAGCTTCAATCAAGCGACGAAAGACGGCAAAAAGATGGACATGTATTCCATGCTGTTGGAAGAAACAATCCGCTCGATTGTACAGGTGAAAGAAGAAAACGATCTGGATAGCTTGTTTAGTTCGGGAGGTACGACAGCATTGATCGACTCGATTAAAGGGATTGAGGACTTTGAACTCATCACCTTTGTCGTCATCAGGCAGGTGAATGCGTGA
- a CDS encoding DUF4391 domain-containing protein: MFQLPSSTLVNRKIPKNKFYEKLHANQHLKELFTEQVESIIWKHKLSKETIRLDPKDDIEEIQIFEIHLKEQTYSLDLLRNIDKAIPYPILHVLMYDGQAKLAIAYKERNQTDDNRSVVRSYHETDWQPAESIELDILQGLNLKVVYENIIRQLVPIKMKPEIELSEVLERQAQIDKLTQECHRLESKIRAEKQFNRKVELNMELQRKKKELNRLLES; this comes from the coding sequence ATGTTTCAATTGCCGTCAAGTACACTCGTAAACCGCAAAATTCCGAAGAACAAATTTTATGAGAAGCTGCATGCAAACCAACATCTGAAGGAATTGTTTACTGAACAAGTCGAATCGATCATCTGGAAACACAAGTTATCCAAGGAGACGATTCGTCTCGATCCGAAAGACGACATTGAAGAAATTCAGATATTCGAGATTCATTTGAAGGAGCAAACCTACTCCCTTGACTTGCTGCGGAATATTGACAAGGCGATCCCTTATCCCATTTTGCATGTCTTAATGTATGATGGTCAGGCCAAGCTCGCTATCGCCTACAAAGAGCGAAATCAAACCGACGACAATCGGTCTGTAGTTCGTTCCTACCACGAGACGGACTGGCAACCGGCGGAGAGTATCGAGCTGGATATCCTCCAAGGACTCAATCTAAAGGTTGTTTATGAGAACATCATCCGTCAACTGGTTCCCATTAAGATGAAGCCAGAAATTGAGCTTTCAGAAGTTTTGGAACGGCAAGCCCAAATTGACAAGCTGACGCAAGAATGCCACCGGCTAGAGTCCAAGATTCGGGCTGAAAAACAGTTCAACCGCAAAGTCGAACTGAACATGGAACTGCAACGAAAGAAGAAAGAGCTAAATAGACTTCTTGAAAGCTGA
- a CDS encoding site-specific DNA-methyltransferase: protein MKQLTMKSVDLTQKNIEKIAELFPNVITEARDEHGKVTRTIDFDLLKQELSDVLVEGEKERYQLTWPGKKQAILNANTPIDKTLRPVKEDSVDWDNTQNLYIEGDNLEVLKLLQESYLNKVKMIYIDPPYNTGKDFIYKDDFRGPSDEYLEDSGQVDEDGNRLVQNTESNGRFHSDWLTMLYSRLKVARNLLREDGVIFISIDDNEMHNLRKLCDEIFGSGNFIATVVWEKIHTRKNSAKYFSESHDYILCYAKNKVSDSTDVGWIRKLLKREDSSMYTNPDNDPKGPWKPDPIYANNPYDADYEIVKPNGVILKRPEGKYWRYSKETIDKAITENRILWGKDDSYPTIKRYLSEVQDGIVPITIFSREFAGDNAYGNNELKALMGVDKIFSYPKPTKLIKRLLELTVDIDDIVLDFYSGSASSAHAILEYNSENNFNVRFIMVQLPEQTAENSDAYKAGYKTICDIGKERIRRAAKKIKEETGADIDYGFRVFRVDSSNMKDVYYTPDKLKQGDMFDLASNIKEDRSGEDLLIQVMLELGLELSLPMETKQLEGKTVHYVAGNSLIACFDDNVPESVMKQIAAEHPLRVVFRDSSFEDDSARINVEELFKMLSPSTEIQVL, encoded by the coding sequence ATGAAACAATTGACGATGAAATCGGTTGATTTAACCCAAAAGAACATTGAGAAGATTGCAGAATTATTCCCGAACGTGATAACAGAGGCAAGAGATGAACATGGCAAAGTGACACGAACCATTGACTTTGACCTGCTCAAACAAGAATTGTCCGATGTGCTAGTAGAAGGGGAGAAAGAACGGTATCAGCTTACGTGGCCCGGAAAGAAACAGGCGATCCTTAACGCGAACACACCGATTGATAAAACGTTGCGTCCGGTCAAGGAAGACAGCGTGGATTGGGACAACACGCAAAATCTTTATATTGAAGGCGATAATCTTGAAGTGTTGAAACTGCTTCAGGAGTCGTATTTGAATAAGGTGAAAATGATCTATATTGATCCACCGTATAATACGGGAAAGGACTTTATTTATAAAGACGATTTTAGAGGGCCATCAGATGAATATCTTGAAGATTCCGGACAAGTTGATGAAGATGGGAATAGACTAGTTCAGAACACTGAATCAAATGGACGGTTTCATAGTGACTGGTTGACTATGTTGTATTCAAGACTGAAAGTGGCAAGAAATCTATTAAGGGAAGACGGCGTAATTTTTATTAGTATCGATGATAACGAGATGCATAATTTAAGAAAATTATGTGATGAAATTTTTGGGTCTGGTAATTTTATTGCTACAGTTGTATGGGAAAAAATTCATACTCGTAAAAACTCGGCAAAATATTTCTCTGAGTCACATGATTATATTCTTTGTTATGCAAAAAACAAGGTTAGCGATTCCACAGATGTAGGTTGGATAAGAAAATTGCTTAAAAGAGAAGATTCAAGTATGTACACTAATCCGGATAATGACCCTAAAGGCCCTTGGAAACCGGACCCGATCTATGCAAATAATCCATATGATGCAGATTATGAAATTGTTAAACCCAATGGCGTTATTTTGAAAAGACCGGAGGGAAAGTACTGGAGATACAGCAAGGAAACAATAGACAAGGCAATTACCGAGAATAGGATATTATGGGGTAAAGATGATTCTTATCCAACAATAAAGAGGTATTTAAGCGAAGTTCAGGATGGAATAGTGCCAATAACAATATTTTCACGGGAATTTGCAGGAGACAATGCTTATGGAAATAATGAGTTAAAGGCATTAATGGGTGTTGATAAAATTTTCAGTTATCCTAAACCTACAAAGCTTATCAAGAGACTTTTAGAACTAACCGTAGATATTGATGACATTGTTCTTGATTTTTATTCCGGATCAGCAAGTTCAGCACATGCAATCTTGGAATATAATTCTGAAAACAATTTTAATGTTAGGTTTATTATGGTTCAACTTCCAGAACAAACAGCCGAAAATTCAGATGCCTACAAAGCCGGTTACAAAACCATCTGCGATATCGGCAAGGAACGAATCCGCCGTGCCGCGAAGAAGATTAAAGAAGAAACAGGAGCAGACATCGATTACGGCTTCCGGGTATTCCGTGTGGATTCATCGAACATGAAAGATGTTTACTATACACCGGACAAGCTGAAACAGGGCGATATGTTCGATCTCGCCTCAAATATCAAAGAAGATCGGAGCGGGGAAGATTTGCTCATCCAGGTCATGCTGGAACTCGGCCTTGAGCTTTCGTTGCCAATGGAAACGAAGCAGCTTGAAGGGAAGACCGTCCACTATGTCGCCGGAAACTCTTTAATTGCATGTTTTGATGATAACGTGCCGGAATCCGTTATGAAACAAATTGCAGCAGAACATCCGCTTCGGGTTGTATTCCGCGACAGTTCCTTTGAAGATGATTCTGCTCGCATCAATGTAGAAGAATTGTTCAAGATGCTCTCTCCGAGCACAGAAATTCAAGTGCTTTAA
- a CDS encoding type III restriction-modification system endonuclease, with product MKIKFKHQQFQLDAVKSIVDCFEGQPNELSRFTLDRGRRQKPEQMVMDDLANAEQANIGFKNNAIQLIDQEILKNIQTVQRKNGLKISEKLEGKYNLTIEMETGTGKTYTYIRTMFELYQKYGWSKFIVVVPSIAIREGVLKTFQITEDHFMSEYGTKARYFVYNSKQLHHIEKFASDAGINVMIINSQAFNARGKDARRIYMELDDFNSRKPIDVLASTNPILIIDEPQSVEGKQTKESLKAFNPLFTLRYSATHREDYNKVYRLDALDAYNKKLVKKISVKGITAKGTSGTDSYLYLEGIDVSTKHAPVARLEFEVKTKTGLARKTHKIRQNDDIYQLSGELEQYKGYKVSEINGQKNSISFINGVTLYAGDVQGDVGELHFRRIQIRETIKSHFEKERALFHQGIKVLSLFFIDEVAKYRQYDKDGSELNGVYAEMFEEEYTALLNEQLSLFADDPYIQYLNRIQVKETHKGYFSIDKKSNRYVDPKVSARETDSDDADAYDLIMRDKERLLSFAEPTRFIFSHSALKEGWDNPNVFQICTLKNSDSTIKKRQEVGRGLRLCVNQNGERMDSSVPGIDVHEINVLTVIASESYEQFAKQLQNEIAETLSDRPRKADRDFFLDKVLKNARGEQLKLEDTLASKLLYTFIKNDYVDDQYNLTDVYFNAVENQSLTLPEELTDFQEPLVELVKSIYVEGKSNLADNERSRNIASVTVNNNFYKKEFQELWNQINRKSVYTVKFDSEELVEKCVWALDNHLQVPAIRYAIRHGEMNRIESEQQLKSGEAFQTRETKTELVEVKPDFRVKYDLVGKLMDETRLTRKTIVAILTGIKEVTFLQFRKNPEEFMLRAAKLINEQKATTIIESITYDVLNDTFEADVFTKNTLSGQLGQNAIPVEKHIYDYVVTDSKIERAFARELDVSNEVRVYAKLPRGFFIPTPMGNYNPDWAIVFKEGEVKHIYFIAETKGSMESLELREVEKAKIECARKHFAKLNTGQLKYDVVNSYEKLLEIVKS from the coding sequence TTGAAGATCAAATTCAAACATCAGCAGTTTCAGTTGGACGCCGTAAAAAGTATCGTGGATTGCTTTGAGGGGCAACCGAATGAGTTGTCCCGATTTACTCTTGACCGAGGCAGAAGACAAAAGCCGGAACAAATGGTCATGGATGATCTCGCGAATGCCGAACAAGCGAATATTGGATTCAAGAACAACGCCATTCAATTGATTGATCAGGAAATCTTGAAAAACATTCAAACGGTGCAACGGAAGAACGGTCTGAAAATATCCGAGAAGCTTGAGGGCAAATATAATCTGACGATCGAAATGGAAACCGGGACAGGCAAAACCTATACGTACATCCGTACCATGTTCGAACTGTATCAAAAGTACGGATGGAGCAAGTTTATTGTCGTTGTTCCTTCAATCGCCATTCGTGAAGGTGTGCTCAAGACGTTCCAGATCACGGAAGATCACTTCATGTCCGAGTACGGCACGAAGGCACGATACTTTGTGTATAATTCGAAGCAATTGCATCATATTGAGAAATTTGCCAGCGACGCCGGGATCAATGTCATGATTATCAATTCGCAGGCCTTTAATGCGAGAGGGAAAGATGCAAGACGGATTTATATGGAACTGGATGACTTCAACAGCCGCAAACCGATTGACGTACTGGCGAGCACGAATCCGATCCTGATCATTGACGAGCCGCAATCCGTTGAAGGCAAGCAGACGAAAGAATCCCTGAAGGCATTCAATCCGTTGTTCACCTTGCGATATTCGGCGACACATCGTGAAGATTACAACAAAGTGTACCGGCTCGATGCTTTGGATGCGTACAACAAAAAGCTGGTGAAAAAGATCAGCGTGAAGGGGATTACGGCCAAAGGAACAAGCGGCACGGACAGCTATCTGTATCTGGAAGGAATCGATGTGAGCACGAAGCATGCTCCGGTGGCCCGGCTGGAATTCGAAGTGAAGACAAAAACGGGTCTTGCCAGGAAGACGCATAAAATCAGACAAAATGATGATATATACCAATTATCCGGTGAGCTTGAGCAGTACAAGGGATACAAAGTTTCCGAAATTAATGGGCAAAAAAACAGCATAAGCTTTATAAACGGTGTAACGTTATACGCTGGTGACGTACAGGGGGATGTAGGAGAACTGCATTTCCGCCGTATTCAGATTCGGGAAACGATCAAGTCCCATTTTGAAAAAGAACGTGCGTTGTTTCATCAAGGGATTAAAGTGCTTTCGCTCTTTTTCATCGACGAAGTAGCGAAGTATCGGCAGTATGACAAAGATGGTTCGGAGCTTAATGGTGTTTATGCGGAGATGTTTGAGGAAGAATACACGGCCTTGCTCAATGAGCAATTGTCGCTGTTTGCCGATGATCCATACATTCAGTATTTGAATCGGATACAGGTGAAAGAAACGCATAAGGGTTATTTCTCGATCGATAAGAAAAGTAACCGCTATGTCGATCCGAAGGTATCGGCAAGAGAGACGGACTCCGATGATGCGGACGCTTATGACCTGATTATGCGGGATAAAGAACGATTGCTAAGTTTCGCGGAACCAACCCGGTTTATCTTCTCCCACTCTGCTCTTAAGGAAGGTTGGGATAATCCAAATGTGTTCCAAATTTGCACGCTGAAAAATAGCGATTCCACCATCAAAAAACGTCAGGAAGTCGGGCGGGGACTGCGGCTTTGTGTCAATCAGAATGGTGAACGGATGGATTCGAGTGTACCAGGTATCGACGTTCATGAAATCAATGTGTTGACCGTCATTGCCAGTGAGTCGTACGAGCAATTTGCGAAACAGCTGCAAAATGAAATCGCCGAAACGCTGTCCGATCGTCCACGCAAAGCAGATCGCGACTTCTTCCTGGATAAGGTGTTGAAGAATGCACGCGGCGAGCAATTGAAATTAGAAGATACCTTAGCAAGCAAGTTACTGTACACGTTTATTAAAAATGATTATGTGGATGATCAGTACAATTTGACGGATGTTTATTTTAATGCTGTAGAAAACCAGAGTCTCACACTTCCTGAGGAATTGACGGACTTTCAGGAACCGTTGGTCGAATTGGTTAAGTCGATTTATGTAGAGGGCAAATCGAATCTGGCAGATAATGAACGGAGTCGCAATATTGCTTCCGTTACGGTCAATAACAATTTTTATAAAAAGGAATTTCAAGAGCTTTGGAACCAAATTAATCGGAAGTCCGTTTATACTGTCAAATTTGACTCCGAAGAACTTGTGGAAAAGTGTGTGTGGGCGTTGGACAACCATTTACAAGTGCCTGCGATCCGATATGCAATCAGGCATGGCGAAATGAACCGAATTGAATCTGAGCAACAGTTAAAATCGGGGGAAGCCTTTCAGACGCGAGAAACCAAAACAGAGCTTGTGGAAGTGAAACCGGATTTTCGGGTGAAATACGATTTGGTCGGAAAGCTAATGGACGAAACGCGGCTGACGAGAAAGACGATCGTGGCAATTTTAACGGGAATCAAAGAAGTTACATTCCTGCAATTCCGCAAAAACCCGGAAGAATTCATGCTTCGTGCCGCCAAGCTGATCAACGAGCAGAAGGCGACGACGATCATTGAATCCATCACATATGATGTTCTCAATGATACGTTCGAAGCGGACGTATTTACGAAAAATACATTATCAGGGCAATTAGGGCAGAATGCGATCCCGGTTGAAAAACACATTTACGACTATGTTGTGACGGATTCCAAGATCGAGCGTGCTTTTGCTAGAGAGCTTGATGTCAGCAATGAAGTTCGTGTGTACGCGAAACTGCCGCGGGGATTTTTCATCCCGACGCCAATGGGCAATTACAATCCGGACTGGGCGATTGTCTTCAAAGAAGGCGAAGTGAAGCACATTTACTTCATTGCAGAAACGAAAGGCTCCATGGAATCCTTGGAGCTCCGGGAAGTGGAAAAAGCGAAGATCGAATGTGCTCGCAAGCATTTTGCGAAGCTGAATACAGGCCAGTTGAAGTACGATGTTGTGAACAGTTATGAGAAGTTGTTGGAGATTGTGAAATCCTAA
- a CDS encoding DUF6932 family protein, whose product MIQQFMPNGNLTPGIHTYTMHEFEQQFINEFTTSIRRSLIYTNFKHWLSQLLQVLPPRYVWLDGSFLTQKVDPNDIDLVVFYYPEDIQNQTQATELQQLINRVSRNYNCDAYFSLSFEHWTSQQLAVFPQQNHKIMQTYWMGQFGFDRARQPKGMVQINQQELILSVTGGVKS is encoded by the coding sequence ATGATACAACAATTCATGCCAAATGGCAATCTCACACCTGGGATTCACACCTATACAATGCACGAGTTTGAACAGCAATTCATTAATGAATTTACAACTTCAATTAGACGCTCACTCATTTACACAAATTTTAAGCATTGGCTTAGTCAATTACTGCAAGTCCTACCTCCACGATATGTTTGGCTGGATGGCAGTTTCCTTACTCAGAAAGTTGATCCTAATGATATTGACCTAGTGGTGTTTTATTATCCTGAAGATATTCAGAACCAGACTCAAGCTACGGAACTTCAACAATTAATAAATCGGGTTTCTAGAAATTATAATTGCGATGCATACTTTTCTTTGTCATTTGAACATTGGACTTCTCAACAACTGGCTGTTTTTCCTCAACAAAATCATAAAATAATGCAAACCTACTGGATGGGTCAATTTGGGTTTGACAGAGCCAGACAACCAAAGGGTATGGTACAGATAAATCAGCAAGAACTGATATTAAGTGTGACAGGAGGTGTAAAATCATGA